A stretch of DNA from Brachyspira pilosicoli:
AAATAATACTAAATTTTACTAATGATGTTTTTTATTTAAGATAAATTAAATATATTAAAAATTTTTAGTATATTCTACAATGCTAACATCTACATTATCATAAACAAAGTTCTTTAATGTTTTTGAAGAAAATAATTTATTATCTACTTCTGGAAAAAATCTGTCGCAATTATAATTTTTATTTATATGAGTAAGATATATTTTATCTGCATAATCCATTGCTCTTTTATAAATTGACTCCCCTCCTATAATAAATATTTGATTATGCTTTTCTAATAATAACTTAGAAATAGCATTTTCAAAATTGTCATCATAAAAAAGGTTATCGTATTTATCTGAAAGCTCATTTTTATTAGATGATATAACAATATTTTTTCTATTTGGAAGAGGCTTTAAACCTAAAGACTCAAAAGTAACTCTCCCCATAACAACAGCATATCCTGTGGTGGTGCTTCTAAAAAACTGCATATCCTCTTTAATGTGTCCCCAAGGCATTAAACCATTTAAGCCTATGCCGTTTTTTGAATCAACAGCAGCGATTAATGAAACTATCAAACTGCCACCTCCGCTTTTATAGTTGGATGATATTTATAGCCTTCTAATCTAAAATCCTCATAAACATGACTAAATATATTTGGACGCTCTTCTATAAATAATTCTGTAGTCTGTTCATAAGGCTCTCTTGAAAGCTGAAGTTTAACTTGTTCCATATGATTATTATAAATATGAGCATCACCAAATGTCATTATTAATTCTGAAGCTTTAAGTCCGCTATGCATAGCTAAAAGTCTTGTAAGTATGGCATAAGAGCTTATATTAAAAGGAACTCCCAAAAACAAGTCTGCAGAACGCTGATATAAATGCGTTATTATACCGCCTTCATTATTAACAAAAAATTGACACATCATGTGACAAGGAGGTAAATGCATCTTATCAATCTCTCCCACATTCCAAGCACTCAAAATATTTCTTCTGCTTGTAGGGTTATTTCTTAATGTATTAACAACATTAGAAATTTGGTCTATTTTGTTTCCTTCTTTAGTTTCCCAAGCTCTCCACTGCTTTCCGTATACTGGTCCAAGTTCTCCCATATCATCAGCCCACTCGTCCCATATATGAACATTATTCTCAAGCAAAAATTTTATGTTTGTTGAGCCTTGCAAAAACCATAATAATTCTATAATAACACCTTTCATAAATACTCTTTTTGTAGTTATAATAGGTATTTTATTGCCTTCAAATTTAAATCTTAACTGCGGAGCAAATATTCTTCTCGTACCAACTCCAGTTCTGTCTTTATTGTCTTCACCCTCTTCCAAAACTTTTTTTAATAATTCCAAATAGTTCTTCATAATCAAAATCCCTAATTTTTTTGGAACTAATTATACATGTTTAATTATTTTTAGCAATTATGTATTTTATATAATTAAAAAACACTAACAAAAATAGCTCTTGTAATTTTTCCTATATATTATAAAATATTAATATATAGGAAATTATTAACAAATATGCCGCTGAGTAATAACATATTCAAAATCAATCTTATTTTTTTCATTAATAAAAATCTACTGCTTGTAAGGAAATATAATAAATGGACATAATTATTGTAATAATACTTATACTTTTAAATGGAATATTTGCTATGTCTGAAATAGCTATAATATCAGCAAGAAAAAGCTCTTTAACCAAAGATATTAAAGAGGGAAATAAAAAAGCACAAATAGCTTTAGATTTAGCTAATGAACCAGATAAGTTTTTATCAACCATACAAATAGGTATAACATTAATAGGTATACTAACAGGTATATACTCTGGAGACACTATATCAAAAGATTTATCAAACATTTTAATAAAAATAAATATACCCGCAGCATATTCTTATGTAATATCTCAAGTGATAATAGTAGCATTAGTTACTTACCTCACATTAATATTTGGAGAATTAGTACCAAAAAGATTAGGTATGGTTATGCCGGAAAAAATAGCAAAAGCAGTAGCAAGCCCTATGACTATATTATCAAAAATAGGAGCTCCATTTGTGTGGATATTGTCAAACAGTGCTATTATAGTTTCCAGAACTTTAGGAATAAAAGACGAAAAAACTCCTGTTACAGAAGAAGAAATAAAATCTATGATAGAAGAAGGCAAACAAGGCGGAGAAGTAAAAGAAGTAGAACAAGATATTATAGAAAGAGCATTCTTCTTGGGAGACAGAAAAATAGAATCAATCATGACTCATAGAGCTGATATAGTGTATTTGGATATAAATATGACTAATGATGAAATAAAAAAAACAATATCCAAAAATCCTTATACTGTATACCCCCTAATAGACAAAACTTTAGATAATATAATTGGTGTTATAAAAATAAATGAAATATTTGATAAGTTAAATAACAGCAAGTCAAAAATTGAAAAATATGCACAAAAGGCCACATACTTTCACAACAATATGGAAGTTTATTTAGTATTAGAAGAGATGAAAAAAAATAATACAAAAATAGGCTTTATATCAGATGAGTTTGGAAATATAGACGGTATGATTACACAGCATGATATATTTTCTGCTTTGGTTGGTTCTATTAGCGAAACAAATAAAAATATGGACATAAGAAAAAGAAAAAATGGCGGATATTTTGTTGACGGACAATGCCCTATTTATGACTTTTTAGAATATTTTGAAATAGAAGATGAAAACATCTCAAACAACTATAACACTATAAGCGGACTAATACTAGAATTATTACAGCATGTTCCAAAAGAAGGAGAATCTATAACATGGAAAAATTTGTCTTTAGAGATAGTTGATATGGATGGAGCTAGAATAGATAAAGTTATAGTTGAAAAATTAGAGGATAGTAAAGAGAATTAAATATATTGTATATTTGTATAATATGTAATATTGCTATAATTTTTTAGTTATGTTATAATGCTCGTACAGTTTAATTTTTTTATGGAGGTAAATTATGCCACGTGTTATAAATAACGATTGTGTAGCTTGCGGATCATGTCTTCCTGAGTGTGCTTTCGATGCAATTAGCGAAGGAGATATTTACAAAATAGATCCAGACAAATGTACTGATTGCGGAGCTTGTGAAGCTGTTTGTCCTAGCAACGCTATACATCAAGCTTAATGCTTAAGTAGGCATAAGTTGGGGCGGGTCATTTATGATCTGCCCTTTAATTTTTAAAAAGGAATTTAATTTGATAAAAAATTATGAGGCTTTTATATTATCATACAATAATTATAAAAACTCATCTATTATAGCTTCTTTTCTCACAAAAAAAAATATAATATCTTCTATCTGCTACCAGGCTAAAAAAAACTCTAAAGCTTTCGGCTCTGATTTAGAAAGCATATCAAAACTAAACATAAACATATACGAAAAAAAATCTGACAGCCTCTCAATATTAAAAGAATCAAATATAATAAAAAATTATAATATCTTAGAAAAATCTATTTATTCATCATTGGCAGTATTTTATATAAGAGAATTATTACTCTATTTTGCAAAAGATTTTGATGAAAGATATTTTATTTTAATGGATAAAACATTATATGCATTAGAAGGAAATGAAAAAGAAAATCAAAATAATTTAAAATATTATATAAATATTTTATTAAGAGCCTTTGAAATAAAATTGCTTTATATAGCAGGACTCTCTCCTTTGTTAGATAATTGTGTATTGTGCGAAAAAGAAAATGCAAATTATTATTCCATTAATGAAGGAGGCTTGGTTTGTAGCAATTGCAAAATAAATATAAAAGATGCTATAGAATTAGATTATAATGATATAACATTCATGAAACTAATAAAACATTCTTCTATGCTCGATATAGTAAACAACAATGATATAATAAAGTTTTATCATAATTCAATAACAACAATAAAAGATATATTACAAAAATCAATATACAATCATATACATAGAGAATTAAAAAGCTTAAAAGTATTAGAAGAAATTTTATTTAGTGATAATAATATCTAAAATCTCTTTAGTATTATTTACTATATATGTAGCATCTCTAAACTCTTCATCATTACCAAAACCATATCTCACAGCAATAGAATCAAACCCCATATTTTTAGAAGCTTCTATATCATCTATTCTGTCGCCAATCATAATAGTTTCATTTTTATTAAAGTTTTCTTTAAGAGAAGCCTCTTTTAAAACATCAAGTTTATTTTTTATAGCTCCTCCCAAAATAGCTCCATACATATTAGTAAAATATTTATCCAAATCAAAATGCTTTATTATTCTAACAGCTGATTCTAAAGGTTTCGCAGTTGCTAAATAAGTATTAAAATTATTATTATACAAAGTTTTTATTAAATCATATATGCCGTCATAAAGTGTGCAATTAAAAAGACCATTATTACCATTATAATCTTCTCTGTAATACTTTATAAACTCCATTGCTTTATCTTGATTATCATAAATATATTTCTTAAAGCTAATATCAAGAGGAGGTCCAATAAACTTTCTTAAAATATTATCTTCAGGTAAAACAATATTTAAATCAGGATAAATCTCAGACATTTTTTTTATGCCGTATTTAACAGCATTTGTGATACCATTAGCAGAATCTGTAATAGTACCATCTAAATCAAACAAAATATTTTTATATTTACTTTTCATTATCTTTCCACAAATGTATATCCAGAAGCAGGAAGTATTTCAAAACTTTTTTTAGCTTTTTCTTTCATAGCTTTAAAAAGCAAATTAAGCCCCAAACTATCACTAGCCATATGCCCAGCACAAACAATATTAATATTATATTTTTTGCACTCTTCTATATGATTATCAGATAAATGCATCACAACCAAAGTACCAACACCCGCATTAGCTAAAGCAGAAATCATTCCAATATCAAAAGAAGCTCCTCCAGTCATATCTACAACAATTTTACCAGCTCTGTTTTTTTCACTTCCATTAAAAAGTTTAGGAGGATTATTATTTTTTGATGATATTTTATATTCTTCAATATCATTAAGTAAATCTAATATATCAGAAAGTTTATAAGGATTCTTTTCTTTTACAAGATTAGTTAAAAAAGTTTCAACATGATTATCTGCTAATGTATGCATACACATATAATTAAGATTAAGAAGCTTAGCAGCTGTAACATCTCTATTATGATTGGAAGGAGAAACAGAACGCTCCACTCCATACATTCTTTTATTAGTGAGCGCCTCGGATACATTTATATTAACACCATTAAGATAGTTTTTATCAGCTTGCATAGCTATTACTTCATAAAACTTAGCATAAGCATAACCATTAGGATGGTGAGTAACAATCAAATCAATTTTTGCATTTTTTTCATTTAATCTGTCAGCAAGCAAAAGCTCAGAAGTTTGCATATCAATACCGCAAAATATTTTTTTTATTTCTTTATCTTCTGCAATATTTAATATTCTGCTATCAGAGTATGGATTAAACAAATTATCTTTATCAAAGCACTCTTTTTTTCTTTTGTCTTTTATAGCCTCATAATCTTTTTTTACTATATCAAGTTCTTTTTCTACAATATCTCTTCCTCTAGGGTCAGCATCTATTGCACATTCTATAGCAGTCTTATAAAAATCGCTTAT
This window harbors:
- the recO gene encoding DNA repair protein RecO; its protein translation is MIKNYEAFILSYNNYKNSSIIASFLTKKNIISSICYQAKKNSKAFGSDLESISKLNINIYEKKSDSLSILKESNIIKNYNILEKSIYSSLAVFYIRELLLYFAKDFDERYFILMDKTLYALEGNEKENQNNLKYYINILLRAFEIKLLYIAGLSPLLDNCVLCEKENANYYSINEGGLVCSNCKINIKDAIELDYNDITFMKLIKHSSMLDIVNNNDIIKFYHNSITTIKDILQKSIYNHIHRELKSLKVLEEILFSDNNI
- a CDS encoding thymidylate synthase, which produces MKNYLELLKKVLEEGEDNKDRTGVGTRRIFAPQLRFKFEGNKIPIITTKRVFMKGVIIELLWFLQGSTNIKFLLENNVHIWDEWADDMGELGPVYGKQWRAWETKEGNKIDQISNVVNTLRNNPTSRRNILSAWNVGEIDKMHLPPCHMMCQFFVNNEGGIITHLYQRSADLFLGVPFNISSYAILTRLLAMHSGLKASELIMTFGDAHIYNNHMEQVKLQLSREPYEQTTELFIEERPNIFSHVYEDFRLEGYKYHPTIKAEVAV
- a CDS encoding HAD hydrolase-like protein, whose product is MKSKYKNILFDLDGTITDSANGITNAVKYGIKKMSEIYPDLNIVLPEDNILRKFIGPPLDISFKKYIYDNQDKAMEFIKYYREDYNGNNGLFNCTLYDGIYDLIKTLYNNNFNTYLATAKPLESAVRIIKHFDLDKYFTNMYGAILGGAIKNKLDVLKEASLKENFNKNETIMIGDRIDDIEASKNMGFDSIAVRYGFGNDEEFRDATYIVNNTKEILDIIITK
- a CDS encoding hemolysin family protein; translation: MDIIIVIILILLNGIFAMSEIAIISARKSSLTKDIKEGNKKAQIALDLANEPDKFLSTIQIGITLIGILTGIYSGDTISKDLSNILIKINIPAAYSYVISQVIIVALVTYLTLIFGELVPKRLGMVMPEKIAKAVASPMTILSKIGAPFVWILSNSAIIVSRTLGIKDEKTPVTEEEIKSMIEEGKQGGEVKEVEQDIIERAFFLGDRKIESIMTHRADIVYLDINMTNDEIKKTISKNPYTVYPLIDKTLDNIIGVIKINEIFDKLNNSKSKIEKYAQKATYFHNNMEVYLVLEEMKKNNTKIGFISDEFGNIDGMITQHDIFSALVGSISETNKNMDIRKRKNGGYFVDGQCPIYDFLEYFEIEDENISNNYNTISGLILELLQHVPKEGESITWKNLSLEIVDMDGARIDKVIVEKLEDSKEN
- a CDS encoding dihydrofolate reductase, which encodes MIVSLIAAVDSKNGIGLNGLMPWGHIKEDMQFFRSTTTGYAVVMGRVTFESLGLKPLPNRKNIVISSNKNELSDKYDNLFYDDNFENAISKLLLEKHNQIFIIGGESIYKRAMDYADKIYLTHINKNYNCDRFFPEVDNKLFSSKTLKNFVYDNVDVSIVEYTKNF
- a CDS encoding DUF362 domain-containing protein yields the protein MPRVINNDCVACGSCLPECAFDAISEGDIYKIDPDKCTDCGACEAVCPSNAIHQA